A genome region from Arachis duranensis cultivar V14167 chromosome 6, aradu.V14167.gnm2.J7QH, whole genome shotgun sequence includes the following:
- the LOC107492867 gene encoding pterocarpan synthase 1, whose protein sequence is MAKTLTFFSTLTVLFFLFSSYVTAKQPRFYRTISPTSLGLRKEKLSHLHFYFHDIVSGPKPTAIRVAEAQVTKHSPTLFGAVVMIDDPLTVGPEPSSKLVGKAQGIYASASQNDMGLLMVMNLEFSEDKYNGSTLSLLGRNAVLHTIREMPIVGGSGLFRFAHGYAQAKTHWINITSGDAIVEYNVYVFHY, encoded by the coding sequence atgGCTAAAACCTTAACCTTCTTCTCCACACTCACcgtcctcttcttcctcttctcgtCCTATGTAACAGCCAAACAACCTCGCTTCTATCGAACCATCTCTCCCACATCTCTGGGCCTCCGCAAAGAGAAGCTCAGCCACCTCCATTTCTATTTCCACGACATTGTCAGCGGCCCAAAGCCCACCGCCATAAGGGTGGCCGAGGCCCAAGTGACAAAGCATTCCCCCACCCTCTTCGGAGCGGTGGTCATGATCGACGACCCCTTGACAGTGGGGCCCGAGCCCAGCTCCAAGCTGGTGGGAAAAGCCCAGGGAATCTACGCCTCTGCTTCGCAGAACGACATGGGGTTGCTGATGGTGATGAACTTGGAGTTCTCGGAAGACAAATACAATGGCAGCACGCTAAGCTTGCTTGGTCGGAACGCGGTGCTTCACACCATCAGGGAGATGCCCATCGTTGGTGGCAGCGGGCTTTTCCGATTCGCCCATGGCTATGCTCAGGCCAAAACTCACTGGATCAATATCACTTCAGGGGACGCCATTGTCGAGTACAATGTCTACGTGTTCCATTATTga
- the LOC107492753 gene encoding dirigent protein 22-like produces MAMAKSKTLFSIFFIPLLFSTLITARDPRFDRSLSPKSLGLRKEKLSHLHFYFHDILSGQNPTAVRVAQAAMTATSPTVFGAVMMADDPLTVGPEPNSKVIGKAQGIYASASQNDLGLLMVTTRNKGIAVLNFAFMEGKYNGSTVSLLGRNAVFSGVREMSIVGGSGVFRFARGYAQAKTFWLNTTSGDAIVEYNVYVLHY; encoded by the exons ATGGCAATGGCAAAATCCAAAACCCTCTTCTCTATCTTCTTCATTCCCCTCCTCTTCTCCACCCTTATCACCGCCAGAGACCCTCGTTTCGATCGAAGCCTGTCTCCAAAATCACTGGGCCTCCGCAAGGAGAAGCTTAGCCACCTCCACTTTTACTTCCACGACATTCTCAGCGGCCAAAACCCCACCGCCGTTAGGGTGGCCCAAGCTGCAATGACGGCCACGTCCCCCACAGTATTCGGAGCTGTAATGATGGCCGATGACCCCTTAACCGTTGGGCCTGAGCCCAACTCGAAGGTCATAGGAAAAGCCCAGGGGATttatgcgtccgcgtcacaaaATGATCTGGGGCTATTGATGGTCACTACAAGAAATAAGGG AATAGCGGTGTTAAACTTTGCATTCATGGAAGGGAAGTACAATGGGAGCACAGTGAGTTTGTTGGGGAGGAATGCGGTGTTTTCCGGCGTGAGGGAGATGTCGATCGTGGGAGGGAGCGGGGTATTCCGATTTGCACGTGGATACGCTCAGGCCAAGACTTTCTGGCTTAACACCACCTCCGGCGATGCTATTGTCGAATATAATGTCTACGTTTTgcattattaa
- the LOC107492752 gene encoding pterocarpan synthase 1-like has protein sequence MAKSKTLFSIFLVLVVILVTAKAQSFHQSISPASLGLQEEKLSHLRFYFHDVVSGPNPTALRVAQAQTTNNSATSFGAVDVIDDTLTIAPESNSKVVGKAQGIYAFASQDEIGLLMVMNLVFVEERLNGSTLSLLGRNTVSSPVREMSIVGGTGVFRFARGYAQAKTVSFTAQEAVVEYNVFVFHHDAILI, from the coding sequence ATGGCCAAATCCAAAACACTGTTCTCTATTTTCCTTGTTCTTGTTGTGATTCTTGTCACCGCCAAAGCACAAAGCTTCCATCAAAGCATTTCTCCAGCATCACTTGGCCTACAAGAGGAGAAGCTCAGCCACCTTCGCTTCTACTTCCATGACGTTGTTAGTGGGCCAAACCCAACCGCTCTCAGGGTGGCCCAAGCCCAAACCACAAACAACTCCGCCACGTCGTTTGGAGCAGTGGATGTGATAGATGACACGTTGACAATTGCGCCTGAATCTAACTCAAAGGTGGTAGGAAAGGCCCAAGGGATTTATGCGTTTGCGTCACAGGATGAGATTGGGTTGTTGATGGTGATGAACTTGGTGTTCGTGGAAGAACGGTTGAATGGAAGCACACTGAGCTTGTTAGGGCGGAACACGGTGTCTTCCCCTGTAAGGGAAATGTCCATCGTCGGCGGCACCGGGGTTTTCCGATTTGCACGTGGTTACGCTCAGGCCAAGACTGTTTCTTTCACCGCTCAGGAGGCAGTTGTAGAATACAATGTTTTTGTGTTTCATCATGATGCAATCTTAATATGA